In the Gemmatimonadaceae bacterium genome, one interval contains:
- the dnaA gene encoding chromosomal replication initiator protein DnaA has protein sequence MELTAAEIWNRLLNQAKNDLPEQTVRVWLDSAQPLRVEGDKLVMGTPDQLAADWNEMKHATILAEYGPVALGHPIRVEFEVMPERLSRAQMDLFVAPPKGSAEAANATTPSSAPLSDRYTFRHFVIGKSNELAAAAAHAVSQAPGKVYNPLFIYGATGLGKTHLMQAIAHEILSRQTGVRITFVGTEQFTNDFISSVQNRTTQDFRRRYRETDLLLVDDVHFLKGKESTQEEFFNTFNALYEAGRQIILTSDRPPPEIPSLEARLVSRFQWGMVADIDLPDLEHRIAILQQKARLDHLEMTIPDDVIRFIAENIRSSVRELEGSIIKLLAYSSLKHRDVTIELAREALRDKLQRMAAGQNGPVSDLTIATIQGMVAREWGVTPEGLRSAGRTKTLTVPRQIAMLLARDLLGTQLVEIGQAFGGRDHSTVIHSLEKAAERIRTDDTVRTRTDRIRGQLSTLTG, from the coding sequence ATGGAATTAACCGCCGCCGAAATCTGGAATCGTCTGCTCAATCAGGCGAAAAACGACCTCCCTGAGCAGACGGTCAGAGTGTGGCTCGACTCGGCGCAGCCGCTGCGAGTCGAAGGCGACAAGCTGGTGATGGGAACGCCCGACCAGCTCGCCGCGGACTGGAACGAGATGAAGCACGCGACCATCCTCGCCGAGTACGGCCCGGTAGCGCTCGGCCATCCGATCCGCGTCGAGTTCGAGGTCATGCCCGAGCGCCTCTCGCGCGCGCAAATGGACCTCTTCGTGGCTCCGCCCAAAGGCAGCGCCGAAGCCGCCAACGCGACCACTCCGAGCTCGGCGCCGCTCAGCGACCGCTACACTTTCCGGCACTTCGTCATCGGAAAGTCGAACGAGCTGGCCGCGGCCGCGGCCCACGCGGTGTCCCAGGCGCCAGGCAAGGTGTACAACCCGCTCTTCATCTACGGCGCCACGGGACTCGGCAAGACACACCTCATGCAGGCGATCGCGCACGAGATCCTGAGCCGGCAGACGGGAGTGCGGATCACCTTCGTCGGCACCGAGCAGTTCACCAACGATTTCATCTCGTCAGTGCAGAACCGGACGACGCAGGACTTCAGGCGCCGGTATCGGGAGACCGACCTGCTCCTGGTGGACGACGTCCATTTCCTGAAAGGGAAGGAGTCCACCCAGGAAGAGTTCTTCAACACGTTCAACGCCCTGTACGAGGCCGGCCGGCAGATCATTCTCACCAGCGACCGGCCGCCGCCGGAGATCCCGAGCCTGGAAGCCAGGCTGGTGAGCCGGTTCCAGTGGGGAATGGTCGCGGACATCGATCTCCCCGATCTCGAGCACCGGATCGCCATTCTCCAGCAGAAGGCGCGGCTCGACCATCTGGAGATGACGATCCCGGACGACGTCATCCGGTTCATCGCCGAGAACATCAGGTCGAGCGTGCGGGAGCTCGAGGGATCGATCATCAAGCTCCTGGCGTACTCGTCGCTCAAGCACCGGGACGTGACGATCGAGCTCGCCAGGGAGGCGCTCCGCGACAAGCTGCAACGGATGGCTGCCGGTCAAAACGGCCCGGTGTCGGACCTCACCATCGCGACCATACAGGGTATGGTGGCCAGAGAGTGGGGGGTGACTCCGGAAGGGCTGCGCTCCGCGGGCCGGACCAAGACGTTGACCGTTCCGCGGCAGATCGCAATGCTGCTCGCGCGCGATCTACTCGGCACTCAGCTCGTGGAGATCGGGCAGGCGTTCGGCGGCCGGGACCACTCCACCGTTATCCACAGTTTGGAGAAAGCGGCGGAGCGAATTCGCACAGATGATACAGTGAGAACCCGCACCGATCGCATCCGCGGACAGCTATCAACATTGACCGGCTGA
- the dnaN gene encoding DNA polymerase III subunit beta, whose amino-acid sequence MRFTITREKLQEALNAVAASVPSKTTLPVLANILIETTDRGIRLSGTDLDIAVSTEVPADVEASGATTIPAKKLAEIARELPPSPVRITTSGEQRATLECGRSKFKLLGLPRDEFPTFPSVKFSDSWRVKSGDLHKLIGHTIFAVSTEESRPILNGVLWELRPGYMRMVATNGHRLARMEVPSSATADAGATDLIVPPKALDQIRRLFPAEEELEIGRGENHIGFRSPFTAVYTRLIEGPYPSYDQVIPKDNDKYAICDKQSLVSALKRMSVVASDQTHRIKMAFNAGMVKFSVQTPDLGEAQDELPVRYTGDPLDIGFNASYLLEILRYMPSDEVKMTFRAPERAATIEPEGWDDPSKYLCLVMPLRLVD is encoded by the coding sequence ATGCGCTTCACGATCACACGAGAAAAACTGCAGGAGGCTTTGAACGCCGTCGCCGCCAGCGTCCCCAGCAAGACGACGCTTCCGGTGCTGGCGAACATCCTGATCGAGACTACCGATCGCGGGATCCGCTTGTCCGGGACCGATCTCGATATCGCGGTGAGCACGGAAGTGCCGGCGGACGTCGAAGCTTCGGGCGCGACGACGATTCCCGCGAAGAAGCTGGCGGAGATCGCGCGCGAGCTACCGCCGTCGCCCGTCAGAATCACGACATCCGGCGAACAGCGCGCGACACTCGAGTGCGGCCGCTCGAAGTTCAAGCTCCTCGGACTTCCGCGCGACGAGTTTCCCACTTTTCCCAGTGTAAAATTCTCGGACAGCTGGAGAGTAAAGTCGGGAGATCTCCACAAGCTGATCGGACACACGATCTTCGCGGTGTCCACCGAGGAGAGCCGGCCGATCCTGAACGGGGTGCTGTGGGAGCTCCGGCCCGGGTACATGCGCATGGTGGCGACGAACGGCCACCGGCTGGCGCGGATGGAGGTGCCGAGCAGCGCGACCGCGGACGCCGGCGCCACCGATCTCATCGTTCCGCCTAAGGCGCTGGATCAGATCCGCCGTCTTTTCCCGGCGGAAGAGGAGCTGGAGATCGGCCGTGGCGAGAACCACATCGGCTTCCGGTCGCCGTTCACCGCGGTGTACACGCGCCTTATCGAGGGCCCGTATCCCAGCTACGATCAGGTCATCCCGAAGGACAACGACAAGTACGCGATCTGCGACAAGCAGTCGCTGGTGAGCGCGCTCAAGCGCATGTCCGTCGTGGCGTCGGACCAGACGCACCGGATCAAGATGGCGTTCAACGCCGGCATGGTGAAGTTCAGCGTGCAGACCCCCGACCTGGGCGAAGCGCAGGACGAGCTGCCGGTGCGCTACACCGGCGATCCGCTCGACATCGGATTCAACGCCAGCTACCTGCTCGAGATCCTGCGGTACATGCCGTCGGACGAGGTCAAGATGACCTTCCGCGCTCCCGAGCGCGCGGCGACGATCGAGCCGGAGGGGTGGGACGATCCGTCCAAGTATCTCTGCTTGGT